A genomic window from Carassius auratus strain Wakin chromosome 19, ASM336829v1, whole genome shotgun sequence includes:
- the LOC113119549 gene encoding transcription factor E2F3-like encodes MIILYPLARIREKTSLKAQVGQRDPAPLRIMRKGGSSVPGQVMLTGVVRGEQHGVFSAVSDRRCAAYSSAARIQITTPPSTNNVCVSEASADSLYTTPLQGATPGTGLRPTLGRPPAKRRLELDITDHQYSEPAKTLRSRKGALKLKVPKAPKTPPEKTRYDTSLGFLTKKFCQLLAQSSDGVLDLNKAAIVLNVQKRRLYDITNVLEGVRLIKKKSKNNIQWLGSSLPSEGGFPSPAVQSQSLAREMLALTQEERRLDELIQTCTRNVQQMTEEIHSQKYAYVTYQDIQRIKSLRDQTVIAVKAPSETKLEVPDPKESLQVHLSSSKGPIDVFLCTDGGDSGSLLQNGLDVNGNHPAFLKVSQEAATDGMADGVKMNGSSNGYGPLTESAPMSPLSSSLSSILQQPEEAIPFVPLSPALLSDEYMLGLSDEQGISDLFDSCDLDTLALDDLLRI; translated from the exons atgattattttatatcCACTCGCTCGGATTAGAGAGAAAACGAGCCTCAAAGCACAAGTGGGACAAAGGGACCCTGCGCCTCTGAGGATCATGAGAAAGGGGGGTTCCTCGGTCCCAGGACAAGTCATGTTAACAGGGGTTGTTAGAGGTGAACAACACGGTGTTTTTAGTGCGGTTTCCGATCGACGGTGTGCAGCTTATTCCAGTGCAGCCCGAATACAAATAACCACACCGCCGTCCACTAATAATGTCTGTGTGTCCGAGGCTTCTGCTGACAGTTTATACACCACTCCTCTACAAGGAGCGACACCTGGGACAGGACTGCGACCCACACTAGGACGACCACCG GCTAAAAGGAGACTTGAGTTAGACATCACAGACCACCAATACAGCGAGCCAGCTAAAACCCTTCGGAGTCGCAAAGGAGCTCTTAAACTGAAGGTCCCCAAAG CCCCCAAAACCCCACCGGAGAAGACCCGATACGACACATCCTTGGGATTCTTGACTAAAAAGTTCTGTCAACTGCTTGCGCAGTCCTCCGATGGAGTGCTGGATCTCAATAAAGCCGCCATTGTGCTCAACGTCCAGAAGCGACGTCTTTATGACATCACCAACGTGCTGGAGGGGGTGCGCCTCATCAAGAAGAAGTCAAAGAACAACATACAATGGCT GGGCTCCAGTTTGCCGTCAGAGGGTGGGTTTCCATCTCCAGCCGTTCAGAGTCAGAGCCTGGCCAGAGAAATGCTGGCGCTCACTCAGGAGGAGAGACGCCTGGATGAGCTGATTCAGACCTGCACGCGTAACGTCCAGCAGATGACTGAGGAGATACACAGTCAGAA ATATGCCTATGTGACCTATCAGGACATCCAAAGAATAAAGAGCCTAAGAGACCAAACCGTCATAGCGGTTAAGGCTCCATCAGAAACAAAGTTGGAAGTGCCTGACCCAAAGGAG AGTTTACAGGTCCACCTGAGTAGCTCCAAGGGTCCCATTGATGTTTTCCTCTGTACGGACGGTGGTGACTCCGGGAGCCTGCTGCAAAACGGCCTTGATGTGAATGGAAATCACCCTGCGTTTCTCAAAGTCTCCCAAG AAGCCGCTACAGATGGAATGGCTGATGGTGTGAAGATGAACGGCAGCTCTAACGGTTATGGGCCCCTGACTGAAAGTGCCCCCATGTCACCCCTCAGTTCCTCCTTGTCTTCCATTCTCCAGCAGCCGGAGGAGGCCATCCCCTTCGTGCCGCTGTCTCCTGCTCTTCTCAGCGATGAATACATGCTGGGTTTGAGTGATGAGCAGGGCATAAGCGATCTGTTTGACTCCTGTGACCTGGACACGCTAGCACTGGATGACCTGCTCAGGATATGA